A single window of Mycolicibacterium aurum DNA harbors:
- a CDS encoding alpha/beta hydrolase, producing MTERPDIRYPGPTFTTRLQWLLKAGPSDHLLALSVASASLPVIGKHLEPLGALTAAGIWGARHAPDMVTATARSLFTPKDPGAAEIKRQERESTNAVSEAALRGVVSAKDLEIEWPQAERTPPFWKAREHRRHVHRTSVRYGPRPTQLMDVWRRDDLPAGSAPVLLFIPGGAWVHGSRLLQGYALMSHLAEKGWVCLSIDYRVAPHNPWPAHITDVKTAIAWARANVDKFGGDRNFVAIAGTSAGGHLAALAGLTANDPELQGDLPEGSDTSVDAVVGIYGRYDWEDKSTVERVRFVDFLERVVVRRKIAKHPDVFRKASPIARVHAEAPPFLVVHGTGDSVIPVAQARSFVDRLKEVSRSVVSYVELPGAGHGFDMTDGARTGSASTAIGLFLNHIHRNRSLIGAKEVI from the coding sequence ATGACGGAACGGCCGGACATCCGGTACCCCGGGCCCACCTTCACGACTCGCCTCCAGTGGTTGCTGAAAGCCGGGCCGTCCGACCACCTGTTGGCGCTGAGCGTGGCGTCGGCGTCGCTTCCGGTGATCGGCAAGCACCTCGAGCCACTCGGTGCGCTGACCGCCGCGGGTATCTGGGGCGCCCGGCACGCCCCGGACATGGTGACCGCGACCGCCCGCTCGCTGTTCACACCGAAGGATCCCGGCGCCGCCGAGATCAAACGCCAAGAACGAGAGAGCACCAACGCCGTCTCCGAGGCCGCTCTGCGCGGTGTCGTCTCGGCCAAAGACCTCGAGATCGAGTGGCCACAGGCCGAGCGCACCCCGCCGTTCTGGAAGGCGCGTGAACACCGCCGTCACGTGCACCGCACCTCGGTGCGGTACGGCCCGCGACCCACCCAGCTGATGGACGTCTGGCGTCGTGACGATCTGCCCGCCGGGTCGGCGCCGGTACTCCTCTTCATTCCGGGTGGCGCGTGGGTGCACGGCAGCCGCCTGCTTCAGGGCTACGCGTTGATGTCGCACCTGGCCGAGAAGGGCTGGGTGTGCCTGTCCATCGACTACCGGGTGGCGCCGCACAACCCGTGGCCCGCCCACATCACCGATGTCAAGACCGCCATCGCCTGGGCCCGCGCCAACGTCGACAAGTTCGGCGGCGACCGTAACTTCGTGGCGATCGCGGGCACATCGGCCGGCGGCCACCTCGCCGCGCTGGCCGGTCTGACCGCCAACGACCCCGAACTGCAGGGAGACCTGCCGGAGGGTTCCGACACCTCGGTCGACGCGGTGGTCGGGATCTACGGTCGCTACGACTGGGAGGACAAGTCCACGGTCGAGCGCGTCCGGTTCGTCGATTTCCTCGAGCGCGTGGTCGTCCGGCGCAAGATCGCCAAGCATCCGGACGTGTTCCGCAAGGCCTCGCCGATTGCGCGGGTGCACGCCGAGGCGCCGCCGTTCCTGGTGGTGCACGGTACCGGCGACAGCGTCATCCCGGTGGCGCAGGCGCGAAGCTTTGTGGACCGTCTGAAGGAGGTGTCCCGCTCGGTGGTCAGCTATGTCGAACTTCCCGGTGCAGGTCACGGCTTCGACATGACCGACGGCGCCCGCACTGGTTCGGCGTCGACGGCAATCGGCTTGTTTCTCAACCATATTCACCGAAACAGAAGCCTCATCGGGGCCAAAGAGGTTATATAG